Proteins encoded within one genomic window of uncultured Sphingopyxis sp.:
- a CDS encoding M13 family metallopeptidase, with protein sequence MKDFTSSVAGLAIAVALVATPAIANNIDARGALKAAAETGEGGASAEGSLTALTFGKWGVDLDARDTMVKPGDDFDKYANGRWFARTEIPADQASAGVDYDVYNLTQRQLRQLVTSAPATSQVGGLYQSFMNEARVEALGVKPLMADIAAVAAIEDKSAMARFMGGTQGGFGSSIVSGGPYADTADPTVNLLWLGQAGIGLPERDYYLNDSFKPQRDAYRAYIARTMKMTGNTDPEKAADAIMAFETEIAKVSWAIADRRDIGKINNPMSSDELAAYAPGFDWTAWFEGAGIAPQKRIIVNEKTAVRDIAALYATTPLDTIKLWQQFHVADNAAPYLDKAFVDSRFEYTKALSGVGELRPRWKRGLTLVDGSLGELVGETYSKQYFPASAKAKMEALVANLKLAMGDRIRANSWMAPATKDAALAKLAKMDVMVGYPDKWRDYSALKIDPADLYGNVKRSAAFEYAYALSDLNKAVDRKKWAMNPQEVNAYNGGLENKIVFPAGILQAPYFSESVDDAVNYGAIGAVIGHEITHGFDDQGRKIDAEGAVRDWWTAEDAARFDAQAKAFGAQYATYEAAPGAFINPELTMGENIADLAGLEVAYDAYHRSLDGKDAPVIDGLTGDQRFFLAFAQAWRDKAREDAIKQQVASDPHSPARWRIIGPVRNVDAWYKAFGVEAGAKYYLKPEARTKIW encoded by the coding sequence ATGAAGGATTTCACTTCGAGCGTCGCGGGACTGGCGATTGCGGTGGCGCTGGTCGCGACGCCCGCGATAGCGAACAATATCGATGCGCGGGGCGCACTCAAGGCTGCAGCGGAAACGGGCGAGGGAGGGGCCTCGGCGGAAGGTTCGTTGACGGCGCTGACTTTTGGCAAGTGGGGCGTCGATCTGGACGCGCGCGACACGATGGTGAAGCCGGGCGACGATTTCGACAAATATGCCAACGGCCGCTGGTTCGCGCGGACCGAAATTCCGGCCGATCAGGCCTCGGCGGGGGTCGATTACGACGTCTATAACCTGACCCAGCGCCAGCTTCGCCAGCTTGTCACGAGCGCGCCGGCCACGAGCCAGGTCGGCGGCCTTTACCAGAGCTTCATGAACGAAGCGCGGGTCGAGGCGCTCGGCGTCAAGCCGCTGATGGCCGACATCGCCGCGGTCGCCGCGATCGAGGACAAGAGCGCGATGGCGCGCTTCATGGGCGGCACGCAGGGCGGCTTCGGGTCGTCGATCGTCAGCGGCGGCCCCTATGCCGACACCGCCGATCCGACGGTCAATCTATTGTGGTTGGGGCAGGCGGGGATCGGCCTGCCCGAGCGCGACTATTATCTCAATGACAGCTTCAAGCCGCAGCGCGATGCCTATCGCGCCTATATCGCGCGGACGATGAAGATGACGGGCAATACCGATCCCGAGAAAGCGGCCGACGCGATCATGGCGTTCGAGACCGAAATCGCCAAGGTCAGCTGGGCGATCGCCGATCGCCGCGACATCGGCAAGATCAACAATCCGATGTCGTCGGACGAACTCGCCGCCTATGCGCCGGGGTTCGACTGGACGGCGTGGTTCGAGGGCGCCGGCATTGCACCGCAGAAGCGGATCATCGTCAACGAAAAGACCGCGGTGCGCGACATCGCGGCGCTCTATGCCACGACCCCGCTCGACACGATCAAGCTGTGGCAGCAGTTCCACGTCGCCGACAATGCCGCGCCCTATCTCGACAAGGCGTTCGTCGACAGCCGTTTCGAATATACGAAGGCGCTGAGCGGGGTGGGCGAACTGCGCCCGCGCTGGAAGCGCGGGTTGACGCTCGTCGACGGCAGTCTCGGCGAGCTCGTGGGCGAAACCTATTCGAAGCAATATTTCCCGGCGAGCGCGAAGGCGAAGATGGAGGCGCTTGTCGCGAACCTGAAGCTTGCGATGGGCGATCGAATCCGGGCCAATAGCTGGATGGCGCCCGCCACGAAGGATGCGGCGCTCGCCAAGCTCGCGAAGATGGATGTGATGGTCGGTTACCCCGACAAATGGCGCGACTATTCGGCGCTGAAGATCGACCCCGCCGACCTTTACGGAAATGTGAAGCGCAGCGCCGCCTTCGAATATGCCTATGCGCTGTCGGACCTGAACAAGGCGGTCGATCGCAAGAAGTGGGCGATGAACCCGCAGGAGGTGAACGCGTACAACGGCGGGCTCGAGAACAAGATCGTGTTCCCGGCCGGCATTTTGCAGGCGCCCTATTTCAGCGAGAGCGTCGACGATGCGGTCAATTACGGCGCGATCGGCGCGGTGATCGGCCATGAAATCACCCATGGGTTCGACGATCAGGGCCGCAAGATCGATGCCGAGGGTGCGGTGCGCGACTGGTGGACGGCGGAGGACGCGGCGCGCTTCGATGCCCAGGCGAAGGCGTTCGGAGCGCAATATGCGACCTATGAAGCGGCGCCCGGCGCCTTCATCAATCCCGAGTTGACGATGGGCGAGAATATCGCCGATCTGGCGGGGCTCGAGGTCGCATATGACGCCTATCACCGCTCGCTGGACGGCAAGGATGCGCCGGTGATCGACGGGCTGACCGGCGATCAGCGTTTCTTCCTCGCCTTCGCGCAGGCGTGGCGCGACAAGGCGCGCGAGGATGCGATCAAGCAGCAGGTGGCGAGCGACCCGCACAGCCCCGCGCGCTGGCGCATCATCGGACCCGTGCGCAACGTCGATGCGTGGTACAAGGCGTTCGGCGTCGAAGCGGGGGCGAAATATTATCTGAAGCCCGAGGCGCGCACGAAAATCTGGTAG
- a CDS encoding substrate-binding domain-containing protein → MFQKFGLIAGAATCALALSACQDQASSGGGARDYISAVGSSTVYPFATAVGEKFAEATGNKTPKIDSTGTGGGFERFCTGVGGDTPDIANASRRIKKKEFDSCVANGVKEIVEVQIGIDGIALGEAARGPGFKLTEEDVYKALAANPYGKPNTAKTWKDVNPALPAVAISVFGPPSTSGTYDAFKELILGTGCDANAEMKALKASDAEKHEAVCTTLRGSPYYVEQGENDNLIISKLDKNPTSLGIFGFSYLDANKDKIKAVPVQGVAPTYAAIADGSYPGSRPLYIYVKKAHVGVVPGLAEYVAEFLKGAGEGGYLNAKGLIVSPKTVADAAAANGKNMTALDGAELK, encoded by the coding sequence ATGTTCCAAAAATTCGGTCTTATCGCTGGTGCGGCGACGTGCGCGCTGGCGCTTTCCGCGTGCCAGGATCAGGCGTCTTCGGGCGGCGGCGCGCGCGATTATATCAGCGCGGTCGGGTCCTCGACCGTCTATCCCTTTGCCACCGCGGTCGGCGAGAAGTTCGCCGAAGCGACGGGCAACAAGACGCCGAAGATCGACAGCACGGGCACCGGCGGCGGTTTCGAGCGTTTCTGCACCGGGGTCGGCGGCGACACGCCCGACATTGCGAACGCATCGCGCCGCATCAAGAAGAAAGAATTCGACAGCTGCGTCGCGAACGGCGTGAAGGAGATCGTCGAAGTCCAGATCGGCATCGACGGCATCGCGCTCGGCGAAGCGGCGCGCGGCCCGGGCTTCAAGCTGACCGAAGAGGACGTCTATAAGGCGCTCGCGGCGAACCCCTATGGCAAGCCCAACACCGCGAAGACGTGGAAGGACGTGAACCCCGCCCTCCCCGCGGTCGCGATCTCGGTATTCGGCCCGCCGTCGACGAGCGGCACTTACGATGCGTTCAAGGAACTGATCCTCGGTACCGGCTGCGACGCCAATGCGGAGATGAAGGCGCTGAAGGCAAGCGATGCCGAGAAGCATGAGGCGGTGTGCACGACGCTGCGCGGTTCGCCCTATTATGTCGAGCAGGGCGAGAATGATAACCTGATCATCTCGAAGCTCGACAAGAACCCGACGAGCCTCGGCATCTTTGGCTTCAGCTATCTCGATGCCAACAAGGACAAGATCAAGGCGGTGCCGGTCCAGGGCGTCGCGCCGACCTATGCGGCGATCGCCGACGGCAGCTACCCCGGTTCGCGCCCGCTCTATATCTACGTGAAGAAGGCGCACGTCGGCGTCGTCCCCGGCCTCGCCGAATATGTCGCCGAGTTCCTGAAGGGCGCGGGCGAAGGCGGATACCTCAACGCCAAGGGTCTGATCGTGTCGCCGAAGACGGTCGCCGACGCCGCGGCGGCGAACGGCAAGAATATGACCGCGCTGGATGGTGCGGAGCTGAAATAG
- a CDS encoding putative quinol monooxygenase, with protein MILITGHVILTPEHRGRMIALGVEHSARSRGEAGCLAHHCHVDVENPDRLMFVEEWESVDAVRAHFALPASRAFVADMRALSPAPPVMRIYAAEDVTAKLMG; from the coding sequence ATGATCCTAATCACCGGCCACGTCATCCTCACCCCCGAGCATCGCGGGCGCATGATCGCGCTCGGCGTCGAGCATAGCGCGCGGTCGCGGGGCGAGGCGGGGTGTCTGGCGCATCATTGCCATGTCGATGTCGAGAACCCCGACCGGCTGATGTTCGTCGAGGAGTGGGAGAGCGTGGACGCGGTCCGCGCCCATTTCGCGCTGCCCGCCTCGCGCGCCTTCGTCGCCGACATGCGCGCGCTGTCGCCCGCGCCGCCGGTGATGCGCATTTATGCCGCCGAGGATGTCACTGCGAAGCTGATGGGGTGA
- a CDS encoding BCCT family transporter produces the protein MPAPPKHPLNRPVFFTPLAVLLVAVLLSLWQGPAFVAAETAVNDWILRNFSPLFAWAGVGFLALLAGIALSPLGGRIIGGPDAAPILSRWRWFAVTLCTTIATGILFWGAAEPLFHLNDPPAMLGLEPGSDAAATFAMSTMFLHWTLTPYAIYTVAGLAFALVYYNRREPFSLSSLFVPLLGRRAHGPVGTGIDIICLYALVAGMAASLGAGLLALAGGIEGIGGFDGGTALRWAIAAAIVASFLISAATGLQKGIAGLSVLNTWIFFAIIAFVLLAGPTADMLALALRGTFDYFQTFLPRNLGLDVDTGWHRQWTIFNWANWFAWAPVTALFLGRLAVGYSVRAFILYNLILPSLFGAVWMTAIAGATIALDQQSGAGLYAILTAQGPDPVLFRLFSALGGGPVVAAIVLFAIFLSYVAGADANVSAMSALSTHGISPERPEAPLWVQAVWGVTVGLVALVLVASGGIDGIRMMSVLGGFPALFVIAGAALSLTVMAVRGRREAAPARS, from the coding sequence TTGCCAGCACCCCCGAAGCATCCGCTCAACCGCCCGGTCTTTTTCACCCCGCTCGCGGTGCTGCTCGTCGCCGTCCTCCTCAGCCTGTGGCAGGGGCCCGCCTTCGTCGCGGCCGAGACGGCGGTCAACGACTGGATCCTGCGCAATTTCTCGCCGCTCTTCGCCTGGGCCGGGGTCGGCTTTCTGGCTCTGCTCGCGGGCATCGCGCTCTCGCCGCTCGGCGGGCGGATCATCGGGGGGCCGGACGCCGCGCCCATCCTCTCGCGCTGGCGCTGGTTCGCGGTGACGCTCTGCACCACCATCGCGACCGGCATCCTCTTCTGGGGCGCCGCCGAGCCCCTGTTCCACCTCAACGATCCGCCCGCGATGCTGGGGCTCGAACCCGGCAGCGACGCCGCCGCGACCTTCGCCATGTCGACGATGTTCCTCCACTGGACGCTGACGCCCTATGCCATCTACACCGTCGCCGGGCTGGCCTTCGCGCTCGTCTACTACAACCGCCGCGAACCGTTCAGCCTGTCGTCGCTGTTCGTCCCGCTGCTCGGCCGGCGCGCGCACGGGCCGGTCGGCACCGGCATCGACATCATCTGCCTCTACGCGCTCGTCGCGGGCATGGCGGCCTCGCTCGGCGCCGGCCTGCTCGCGCTCGCCGGCGGGATCGAGGGGATTGGCGGTTTCGACGGCGGCACCGCGCTGCGCTGGGCGATCGCGGCGGCGATCGTCGCGAGCTTCCTCATCTCGGCGGCGACCGGCCTGCAAAAAGGCATCGCCGGCCTGTCGGTGCTAAATACCTGGATTTTCTTCGCAATTATCGCCTTCGTCCTCCTCGCCGGCCCAACCGCCGACATGCTCGCCCTCGCGCTCCGCGGCACCTTCGACTACTTCCAGACCTTCCTCCCCCGCAACCTCGGCCTCGACGTCGACACGGGCTGGCACCGGCAATGGACGATCTTCAACTGGGCGAACTGGTTCGCCTGGGCGCCGGTCACCGCGCTCTTCCTCGGCCGCCTCGCGGTCGGCTACAGCGTCCGCGCCTTCATCCTCTACAACCTGATCCTGCCCTCGCTGTTCGGCGCAGTGTGGATGACGGCCATCGCCGGCGCGACGATCGCGCTCGACCAGCAAAGCGGCGCCGGCCTCTATGCGATCCTCACCGCGCAGGGCCCCGACCCCGTGCTGTTCCGCCTGTTCAGCGCTCTCGGCGGCGGCCCGGTCGTCGCGGCGATCGTGCTCTTCGCCATCTTCCTCTCTTACGTGGCGGGCGCCGACGCCAATGTCTCGGCGATGAGCGCGCTGTCGACGCACGGCATCTCGCCCGAACGCCCCGAGGCCCCCCTGTGGGTCCAGGCGGTGTGGGGCGTCACCGTCGGGCTGGTCGCATTGGTGCTCGTGGCGAGCGGCGGCATCGACGGCATCCGCATGATGTCGGTGCTCGGCGGCTTCCCGGCGCTGTTCGTCATCGCCGGGGCCGCGCTGTCGCTGACCGTGATGGCGGTACGGGGACGGCGCGAAGCCGCCCCCGCCCGATCCTGA